One window of Leptotrichia sp. oral taxon 498 genomic DNA carries:
- the asnS gene encoding asparagine--tRNA ligase, which translates to MLLELRELQKNTSKYLEQEVTLNGWVKKIRSQKNFGFIELNDGTFFNGIQIVFGEELENFAEISKLTISSSVKVTGVVVKSQGAGQDYEIKATRISVYQKANSDYPLQNKRHSFEFLRTIAHLRPRTNAFFATFRVRSILSYAIHKFFQEKNFVYVQTPIITGSDAEGAGEMFRLTTMDINNIPKTDSGEVDYRQDFFGKEANLTVSGQLNVETFATAFKNTYTFGPTFRAERSNTPKHAAEFWMMEPEIAFADLEVNMDIIEEMIKYIVNYVRENAAEEMEFFNKWVDKGLFERLDTLVNNKFDRITYTEAIEILKNSKEKFEYEVEWGIDLQTEHERYLAEKHFKKPVFVTDYPKDIKAFYMKLNKDGKTVRAVDLLAPGIGEIVGGSQREDDYNILLDKINEMGLKEKDYWWYLDLRKYGSVPHSGFGLGFDRMLMYITGMTNIRDVIPFPRTNKNLEF; encoded by the coding sequence ATGTTATTAGAATTGAGAGAATTACAAAAAAATACTTCAAAATATTTGGAGCAAGAAGTTACATTGAATGGATGGGTTAAGAAAATTAGAAGTCAGAAAAATTTTGGATTTATTGAATTAAATGATGGAACTTTTTTTAATGGAATTCAAATCGTGTTTGGAGAAGAGCTGGAAAATTTTGCAGAAATTTCAAAACTTACGATTTCGTCGTCTGTCAAAGTTACTGGAGTTGTTGTAAAATCCCAAGGAGCAGGGCAGGATTATGAAATTAAGGCAACTCGAATTTCGGTTTATCAGAAAGCTAATTCAGATTATCCGCTTCAAAATAAAAGGCACAGCTTTGAGTTTTTGAGAACAATAGCACACTTGAGACCAAGAACAAATGCTTTTTTTGCGACTTTTAGAGTGCGTTCAATTTTGTCTTATGCAATTCACAAATTTTTTCAGGAAAAGAACTTTGTCTACGTTCAAACTCCAATTATTACTGGAAGTGACGCGGAAGGTGCAGGAGAAATGTTTAGACTTACGACGATGGATATCAACAATATTCCTAAAACTGATAGTGGGGAAGTTGACTACAGACAGGATTTTTTCGGAAAAGAAGCCAATCTGACCGTAAGCGGGCAGTTAAATGTGGAAACATTTGCGACAGCGTTTAAAAATACTTACACTTTTGGACCAACATTTAGGGCGGAGCGTTCAAATACTCCTAAACACGCTGCGGAATTTTGGATGATGGAACCTGAAATCGCATTTGCAGATTTGGAAGTAAATATGGATATCATTGAAGAAATGATTAAATATATTGTAAATTACGTGAGAGAAAATGCAGCTGAAGAGATGGAATTTTTCAACAAATGGGTGGATAAAGGTCTATTTGAGCGGCTTGATACTCTAGTAAACAATAAATTCGATAGAATTACTTATACGGAAGCGATTGAAATTTTGAAAAATTCAAAAGAAAAATTTGAGTATGAAGTGGAATGGGGAATTGACTTGCAGACTGAGCACGAAAGATATTTAGCGGAAAAACACTTTAAAAAGCCTGTATTTGTAACTGATTACCCAAAGGATATAAAAGCGTTTTACATGAAGCTTAACAAAGATGGAAAAACAGTCAGAGCGGTTGATTTACTTGCTCCCGGAATTGGGGAAATCGTTGGAGGAAGTCAAAGGGAAGATGACTACAATATTCTTTTAGACAAAATAAATGAAATGGGACTAAAAGAAAAAGACTACTGGTGGTATTTGGATCTTAGAAAATATGGAAGTGTACCGCATTCAGGATTTGGGCTAGGATTTGACAGAATGCTTATGTATATAACAGGAATGACAAATATTAGGGATGTGATACCGTTTCCTAGAACTAATAAAAATCTCGAGTTCTAA
- a CDS encoding autotransporter-associated N-terminal domain-containing protein, whose amino-acid sequence MTDNLRNLKKELKAFAKRVKDFKYTDSAVITFLLTGMLGITGFTVNLYSAEDEIKTQEHAINTSILQLQKDFKRARQENNKLLRATNLELIQLMEQGDHVVKSPWSSWQYGMNYVNNNWNGEYKGRGDKVKDVKYTRSTGMDKYQYQRRGQLSYGGSTDITFPIEPNAAIPIAAALKPITPLAKNANLALNVDLSGLPAFEPTTVAAPVTPSIAAPNPNISVKLDITSKSRGSGESIRVFSSSGNAAVESISIQGGEIEIKRINSIGSDGESTHTANVKGVTPVSIKPSSITVSYDGNSKASFGTQYDNKSFTSTGNNAFFQVNGHQKFGVTLNSSKIDYTVTDGFTDTDHYAELVHQDVHGGASMTDVQTALTTGGMGSYNTTVFDDIKKTNANSSKVSTDDFYNVFGNTGNITIRGQKAIFTHSYKHTDFTTGEANGVVFNDGKVLLEKRKDGKPETQHAVFLVSKDNVVNHNKVNNQYFYNADKGSVTAETDNTAMFLFLPEQNGGHRHISVINKGTLKLTGNTTAGLFPNNGDMGIDLFINFSDGKSAGNQLQLVHSESAHNSKYYNEITGGITNRTTAENNSHPLIISGKSSAGLYLPNKNSVVTGQLAVDVQTSGGTTDGSAGIYAADDVDLQGHYIKLSGSNNVGVYPALYGTTPTANDANIYLGAGSIRLEGGNNNTGIVVKNNSGNVGTVYSESEMVLKGGNNNVAIYASGHNSAHNTPDVTAKSIETDTDAMEDGVFVYTESGAKVKTDAAAGGLKIKGKISNGNPVYVGGTLSKNSGGVYAKSGSEVDISQSTSTFGHGTGEYNIDITGARAKDKAGNDTDVYAGFGLFADGATIIANKNTVKATNTAVAAAATGANGKVVLRDGGVDYEGSGYALYSDGVGQIEFQGGTLTLGGKATGYIKDMSNPSTIQFDSNTKIDVKSDDVILMDLRNSGPLNSTNLDNQFTGGSGYLAGAKITTGSNKFKYKYAVIDGIQFNIDSDIDKGDSSSTSDGYVFTRRLLLQNAEINVGAGKNVTANLNTADLTSIGGANIPVGIAVAASSNSKVPANNKTGINNDGNVTVNRTDSGNGGVGLYVNYGKINNNASGKVEVEATKNNPHAVGIYGTNSTPIVNAGEVTVGGEKSFGILGLSYRINNAGARVDPTTEAYYNPTLAAAGQYGKVDVTNTGKITVNKDSSVGIYAYNNSLGIGNNNERGAGDVKATNAAGGTITMNGGNNSIAMGTSRGTLTNAGTINVNGTVSAGMYATDKSSMENASTGIINVAATTAGSESIGMFTQDVDTPITTSGTINVGKNSYGIYGRNVNMTGGTINVDDSGLGIYSTGPNIALTGGTINVGNDNAVGVYAQDDKNSPSPAINITGNVNMNVGNNQSFGYSLITNRPVNLTTGAGTTATVGDKSVYIYSASPIQAGSLITNNSTVNTTGSNGYAIYSLQDAVNNGTLNLGSGVGNIGLYSTGGTITNTGTINVGPSNTMTKEFGIGMATGYFDEATGAVSNRGTVVNRGVINVTTPNSIGMYAVGAGSKAINETSGIINLSGANTVGMYIDQGATGINYGTIKTVATGSKMKGVVLANGGILKNYGNIEITGPDTMGVYSDGTGSVSMPYAEDEDSARGVTGHNNSDRPIYLASATDEKPEGSVVIKTPPKANPQSVMVRKPDGTLEPVAIENVDTNAATPNATLVEVRAGDSTLLNDPFRTFNLKDFSQKGQTGEITSLAMYVDTSGINFTHPIQGLHYLSGLTDINLIVGVEATQYSNAKAIEIGDNILKPYNDALTGITGTLNVNSSSLTWLAQPVRNLAGSGIDRIYLVKVPYTDFASAKDPDTKNFLDGLEQRYGADTYGDRGAREKLLFNKLNDIGKGETHIFAQAVNEMKGYQYSNTQQRINETGSLLDKEFSYLQDQWRNPSKDSNKIKVFGMRNEYNTDTAGVIDNESNAYGVAYVHEKEDVRMGHSQGWYAGAVNNHYKFKDLGGSRENQTMVKAGVFKTMSPAKDHNGALQWTIAGDVFAGRNEMKRRFWIVDDTFNAKSDYYSYGAALKTDLGYDIRTSERTHLRPYGALKVEYGRFTDIKEDDGEIRLTVDGNDYISVKPEVGVEFKYVQPMALKTNLSVGLTAAYTDELGKVNELNKAKVRYTTADWYNLKNEKEDRKGSGKFDLNIGIDNTRFGVTVNAGYDTKGENVRGGLGFRLIY is encoded by the coding sequence ATGACTGATAATTTAAGAAATTTAAAAAAAGAACTGAAAGCTTTTGCAAAAAGAGTTAAAGATTTTAAATATACAGACTCAGCGGTTATTACTTTCCTATTGACAGGAATGTTGGGAATTACTGGGTTTACAGTTAATCTTTATTCAGCAGAGGACGAAATAAAAACACAGGAACATGCAATAAATACATCCATATTACAACTACAGAAGGATTTTAAGCGGGCAAGACAGGAAAATAACAAGCTGTTAAGAGCGACAAATCTTGAATTAATTCAATTAATGGAACAAGGAGATCACGTAGTTAAATCACCTTGGAGCTCTTGGCAATATGGAATGAATTATGTTAATAACAACTGGAATGGTGAATATAAAGGACGTGGAGATAAAGTAAAAGACGTTAAATACACAAGAAGTACAGGAATGGATAAATATCAATACCAAAGAAGAGGACAGCTAAGCTATGGTGGTTCTACTGATATAACATTCCCAATTGAGCCTAATGCGGCAATACCAATAGCAGCGGCACTAAAACCTATTACACCGTTGGCTAAGAATGCTAATTTGGCTTTGAATGTTGATCTTAGTGGACTTCCAGCTTTTGAGCCTACTACTGTGGCGGCGCCAGTTACTCCAAGTATTGCTGCTCCTAATCCTAATATAAGTGTTAAATTAGATATTACTTCAAAATCTCGTGGAAGTGGAGAATCTATAAGAGTATTTTCATCAAGTGGAAATGCAGCGGTGGAATCTATTAGTATACAAGGTGGAGAAATAGAAATTAAAAGAATTAATAGTATTGGAAGTGATGGAGAGTCTACTCATACTGCTAATGTTAAAGGGGTAACACCGGTTTCAATTAAACCGTCTTCAATTACAGTTAGTTATGATGGAAATTCAAAAGCAAGTTTTGGAACACAATATGATAATAAGTCTTTTACTTCAACTGGTAATAATGCGTTCTTTCAAGTAAATGGACATCAAAAATTTGGAGTTACTTTAAACTCTTCAAAAATTGATTATACTGTAACTGACGGATTTACTGATACTGATCATTATGCTGAACTTGTTCACCAAGATGTGCATGGTGGAGCTAGTATGACAGATGTTCAAACAGCATTAACAACTGGTGGAATGGGGTCTTACAATACTACAGTATTTGATGATATAAAAAAAACAAACGCTAATTCATCAAAGGTATCTACAGATGATTTCTACAATGTTTTTGGTAATACAGGAAATATTACTATAAGAGGACAAAAAGCAATATTTACACATAGTTATAAACATACTGATTTTACTACTGGTGAAGCAAATGGTGTTGTTTTTAATGATGGTAAAGTGTTATTGGAAAAAAGAAAGGACGGAAAGCCTGAAACTCAACATGCTGTATTTTTAGTTTCAAAAGATAATGTAGTTAATCATAATAAAGTTAACAATCAATATTTTTACAATGCTGACAAGGGAAGTGTAACCGCGGAAACAGATAATACAGCTATGTTTTTATTTTTGCCAGAACAAAATGGTGGACATAGACATATAAGTGTTATAAATAAAGGAACTTTAAAATTAACAGGAAACACTACAGCAGGATTATTTCCTAATAATGGTGATATGGGAATAGATTTATTTATTAATTTTAGTGATGGAAAAAGTGCAGGAAATCAATTACAACTAGTACATTCAGAAAGTGCACATAATAGTAAATATTATAATGAAATAACTGGCGGAATAACTAATAGAACTACTGCTGAAAATAATTCACATCCTTTGATTATAAGTGGTAAATCAAGTGCGGGACTGTATTTGCCAAATAAAAATTCTGTTGTAACAGGACAACTTGCAGTTGATGTACAAACTTCTGGAGGAACAACAGATGGGTCAGCAGGGATTTATGCAGCAGATGATGTAGATTTACAAGGACATTATATTAAATTAAGTGGAAGTAATAATGTTGGAGTATATCCTGCTTTATATGGTACTACACCAACGGCTAATGATGCTAATATTTATCTAGGTGCTGGTAGTATAAGACTTGAAGGTGGAAATAATAATACTGGAATTGTAGTAAAAAATAATAGTGGTAATGTAGGTACTGTATACTCTGAAAGTGAAATGGTGTTAAAAGGCGGAAATAATAATGTTGCTATTTATGCTTCTGGACATAATTCAGCACATAATACGCCAGATGTGACAGCTAAAAGTATTGAAACTGATACAGATGCAATGGAAGATGGAGTATTTGTATATACTGAAAGTGGTGCAAAAGTAAAAACAGATGCTGCAGCTGGTGGACTTAAAATAAAAGGTAAAATTAGTAATGGCAATCCTGTTTACGTTGGAGGAACTCTTTCTAAAAATTCTGGAGGTGTGTATGCAAAAAGTGGCAGTGAAGTGGATATTAGTCAATCTACAAGTACCTTTGGACATGGAACAGGTGAATATAACATTGATATAACAGGTGCAAGGGCAAAAGATAAGGCAGGAAATGATACTGATGTATATGCAGGATTTGGATTATTTGCTGATGGAGCGACTATAATAGCAAATAAAAACACAGTAAAAGCAACTAATACAGCGGTAGCTGCTGCAGCCACAGGAGCAAATGGTAAAGTTGTTTTGCGAGATGGTGGAGTAGATTATGAAGGTTCAGGATATGCCTTGTATTCTGATGGTGTTGGACAGATAGAATTCCAAGGTGGTACATTAACATTAGGTGGAAAAGCAACTGGTTACATAAAAGATATGTCTAATCCAAGTACTATTCAATTCGATAGTAACACTAAGATAGATGTTAAATCAGATGATGTAATATTAATGGATTTAAGAAATTCGGGTCCATTGAACTCAACAAACTTGGATAACCAATTTACAGGTGGTTCAGGATACTTGGCTGGAGCTAAAATAACAACAGGAAGTAATAAATTCAAATATAAATATGCAGTAATTGATGGTATTCAATTTAATATTGATTCTGACATCGACAAAGGAGACAGTTCGTCAACATCAGATGGTTATGTATTCACAAGAAGATTACTTTTACAGAATGCTGAAATCAATGTAGGAGCAGGAAAAAATGTAACTGCAAACTTAAACACAGCAGACCTTACTTCAATAGGTGGAGCAAATATTCCAGTAGGAATTGCAGTAGCAGCTTCATCTAATTCAAAAGTGCCAGCCAATAATAAAACTGGTATCAACAACGATGGAAATGTGACAGTAAACAGAACAGACAGCGGAAACGGTGGAGTAGGGCTTTACGTAAACTACGGTAAAATTAATAATAACGCAAGTGGAAAAGTGGAAGTGGAAGCTACAAAAAATAATCCACACGCAGTAGGAATTTACGGAACAAACAGTACTCCAATTGTAAATGCTGGAGAAGTGACAGTAGGTGGAGAAAAATCATTTGGTATTTTAGGACTTTCATACAGAATAAACAATGCCGGAGCAAGAGTTGACCCAACTACAGAAGCATACTATAATCCTACTTTAGCTGCAGCTGGACAATATGGTAAGGTTGATGTGACAAATACAGGAAAAATCACAGTGAACAAAGACAGCTCAGTTGGAATCTATGCCTACAACAACAGCTTGGGTATTGGAAACAACAACGAAAGAGGAGCAGGTGACGTTAAAGCGACAAATGCAGCTGGCGGAACAATTACAATGAACGGTGGAAACAACTCAATTGCAATGGGAACTTCAAGAGGTACATTGACAAATGCAGGAACAATCAATGTAAATGGAACAGTTTCAGCAGGTATGTATGCCACAGATAAATCTTCAATGGAAAATGCAAGTACAGGTATAATTAATGTTGCGGCAACAACAGCTGGAAGCGAATCAATCGGTATGTTTACGCAAGATGTTGATACACCAATAACAACATCAGGAACAATCAATGTTGGTAAAAATTCATACGGTATTTACGGAAGAAACGTAAATATGACTGGCGGAACAATCAATGTTGACGACAGCGGACTAGGTATTTACTCAACAGGTCCAAATATAGCATTAACTGGTGGAACAATCAATGTCGGTAACGACAATGCGGTAGGGGTGTATGCTCAAGATGACAAGAATTCACCATCTCCTGCAATAAATATTACAGGAAATGTAAATATGAATGTTGGAAACAACCAGTCATTTGGATACAGCTTAATCACAAACAGACCTGTAAACTTGACAACAGGAGCGGGAACTACAGCTACAGTTGGAGATAAGTCAGTGTATATCTACTCAGCATCACCAATTCAGGCAGGAAGCTTGATAACTAATAACAGTACTGTAAATACTACAGGAAGTAACGGATATGCAATCTACTCATTGCAGGATGCAGTGAACAACGGAACTCTTAACCTAGGTTCAGGGGTAGGAAATATAGGTCTTTACTCGACAGGTGGAACAATTACGAATACAGGAACAATTAATGTAGGACCGTCTAATACAATGACAAAAGAATTTGGAATCGGAATGGCAACAGGATATTTTGATGAAGCAACAGGAGCGGTTTCAAATAGAGGAACAGTAGTAAACAGAGGAGTAATCAATGTAACGACTCCAAACAGTATAGGAATGTATGCGGTAGGAGCAGGTTCAAAAGCGATAAATGAAACAAGTGGAATAATCAACCTGAGCGGAGCTAACACAGTAGGAATGTACATCGACCAGGGAGCGACAGGAATAAACTACGGAACAATAAAGACAGTAGCGACAGGATCTAAAATGAAAGGTGTGGTATTAGCCAACGGAGGTATCCTTAAGAACTATGGTAACATCGAAATAACAGGACCAGATACAATGGGAGTTTACTCAGATGGAACAGGAAGCGTAAGCATGCCTTATGCGGAAGATGAAGATTCTGCAAGAGGAGTGACAGGACATAACAACTCAGACAGACCAATATATTTGGCCTCAGCTACAGATGAAAAACCTGAAGGAAGCGTAGTAATCAAGACTCCGCCAAAGGCAAATCCACAGTCAGTAATGGTAAGAAAGCCAGATGGAACACTTGAACCAGTAGCAATAGAAAATGTTGACACAAATGCTGCAACACCTAATGCGACATTGGTGGAAGTGAGAGCAGGAGACAGTACACTATTGAATGATCCATTTAGAACATTTAACTTGAAAGACTTCTCACAAAAAGGGCAGACTGGAGAAATCACAAGCCTAGCAATGTATGTAGATACATCAGGAATTAACTTCACTCACCCAATTCAAGGATTGCATTATTTGTCAGGATTGACAGATATAAACTTGATAGTGGGAGTAGAAGCTACTCAATATTCAAATGCCAAAGCGATTGAAATAGGGGACAACATATTAAAACCATATAACGATGCGTTGACAGGAATAACAGGAACACTTAATGTAAATTCATCAAGCTTGACTTGGCTTGCACAGCCAGTAAGAAACTTGGCAGGAAGCGGAATAGACAGAATCTACTTGGTAAAAGTTCCATATACAGACTTTGCAAGCGCAAAAGATCCAGATACGAAGAACTTCCTGGATGGACTGGAACAAAGATATGGAGCTGACACATACGGCGACAGAGGTGCCAGAGAAAAACTTCTGTTTAATAAATTGAATGACATAGGAAAAGGTGAAACTCACATATTTGCACAAGCAGTAAATGAAATGAAGGGTTACCAATATTCAAATACACAGCAGAGAATAAACGAAACAGGAAGCCTTCTTGACAAGGAGTTCAGTTATCTTCAGGATCAGTGGAGAAATCCATCGAAAGACAGCAACAAGATAAAAGTATTTGGAATGAGAAACGAATACAACACAGATACAGCAGGAGTGATAGATAACGAAAGCAACGCCTACGGAGTAGCTTACGTCCATGAAAAGGAAGATGTGAGAATGGGTCACAGCCAAGGATGGTATGCAGGTGCGGTAAACAACCACTATAAATTTAAAGATTTAGGTGGCTCAAGAGAGAACCAGACAATGGTAAAAGCAGGAGTGTTCAAGACAATGTCACCGGCTAAGGACCATAACGGCGCACTTCAATGGACAATAGCAGGAGATGTATTTGCAGGAAGAAATGAGATGAAACGTAGATTCTGGATAGTTGACGACACATTCAATGCGAAATCTGATTACTATTCATACGGAGCCGCATTGAAGACTGACTTGGGATACGACATAAGAACATCAGAAAGAACACATTTAAGACCATACGGAGCATTGAAAGTGGAATATGGAAGATTTACGGACATAAAAGAGGATGACGGAGAAATCAGATTGACAGTTGACGGAAACGACTATATTTCAGTAAAACCGGAAGTTGGAGTGGAATTTAAGTATGTACAGCCAATGGCACTAAAAACAAACTTGTCAGTAGGACTTACAGCAGCCTATACAGATGAGCTAGGAAAAGTAAACGAATTAAATAAAGCCAAGGTAAGATATACGACAGCAGACTGGTATAACTTGAAGAATGAAAAAGAAGACAGAAAAGGAAGCGGTAAGTTTGACCTTAATATTGGAATTGACAACACAAGATTCGGAGTAACAGTAAATGCTGGATATGACACTAAGGGAGAAAATGTAAGAGGTGGACTTGGATTCAGATTGATTTACTAA
- a CDS encoding ABC transporter substrate-binding protein, with protein MKKLLILFSLLTFLIIGCGNSAESGNKTNEKTGNSKKFKIGITQIASHPALDNARKGFEDAFKEAGVDADFDEKNANGETANANLIANNFASSKVDLIYAIATSTAQTAVQSTSSIPIVFAAITDPKSAGILKPNVTGVSDRMDVSEQMKLLKRLDDKIKSVGVIYNSSEPNSKVQVEDLKKASAPLGLTVVEKSVTQANEIPQTVDNLTREADAIYLPTDNLVASVANLITEKAASAKKIVFGAEAAHVEKGALITQGVSYYEIGKEAGKMAIEILKNGKKPNEIQFKQMPLSEIVINEKTLAALNINLPQDIKSKAKMVK; from the coding sequence ATGAAAAAATTATTAATTTTGTTTAGCCTTCTGACTTTTTTAATTATCGGTTGCGGTAATTCAGCAGAAAGCGGAAATAAAACAAATGAAAAGACAGGTAATTCCAAAAAATTTAAGATAGGAATTACACAAATTGCGTCACATCCGGCGCTAGATAATGCGAGAAAAGGATTTGAAGATGCCTTTAAAGAAGCTGGAGTCGATGCGGACTTTGATGAAAAAAATGCAAATGGGGAAACTGCAAATGCAAATCTTATTGCAAATAATTTTGCCAGTTCAAAAGTTGACTTAATTTACGCAATAGCGACAAGTACAGCACAAACTGCGGTACAGTCAACAAGTTCTATACCAATTGTCTTTGCGGCGATTACAGACCCAAAATCAGCTGGAATTTTGAAACCAAATGTAACTGGTGTCAGTGACAGAATGGATGTATCTGAACAAATGAAACTGCTAAAAAGATTGGATGACAAAATCAAATCAGTTGGTGTCATTTACAATTCATCTGAACCAAATTCAAAAGTTCAAGTGGAAGACTTAAAAAAAGCATCAGCGCCACTAGGACTTACAGTTGTTGAGAAAAGTGTAACTCAGGCAAATGAAATTCCACAGACAGTTGATAATTTGACAAGGGAAGCCGACGCAATCTATTTGCCGACAGATAATTTGGTCGCTTCGGTTGCAAATTTAATCACAGAAAAAGCTGCAAGTGCTAAAAAAATAGTATTTGGAGCGGAAGCCGCCCATGTAGAAAAAGGAGCTTTAATAACTCAGGGAGTAAGTTATTATGAAATTGGAAAAGAAGCTGGAAAAATGGCAATTGAAATTTTGAAAAATGGTAAAAAGCCAAATGAAATCCAGTTTAAGCAAATGCCATTAAGCGAAATCGTAATTAATGAAAAAACACTTGCAGCGCTAAATATTAACTTGCCACAAGATATTAAAAGTAAAGCAAAAATGGTAAAATAA
- a CDS encoding ABC transporter substrate-binding protein, whose translation MKKILLVLVSLIFALSCGNKNDTVNGKTQNNSQQKAKFKIGVTQFMTHPSLDLVKKGFEDAIKQAGIDADFDEKNANGEVSTATLIANNYKADKKDLVFGIATPSAQQLANNITDIPVLFSAVTDPASAKILNSNVTGTSDKVDNVSQQLDLLLKLNPNVKKIGVLYNPSEQNSLVQIAEIQKRAKEKKLEVVLQGITNFGELAQATKNLLTQVDALYLPTDNLVVSGMQLITSEAINAKKIVVVSENSSVEIGALFTMGIDYYELGKRTGQMAVEILNGKPVSQVPFETSKQLKLYVNKKTAKALGIDINNPLFKGAEIVGK comes from the coding sequence ATGAAAAAGATATTATTGGTGCTTGTAAGTTTAATTTTTGCACTTTCGTGTGGAAATAAAAACGACACAGTCAATGGAAAGACTCAAAATAATTCACAGCAAAAAGCTAAATTCAAAATTGGAGTAACTCAGTTTATGACACATCCATCGCTTGATTTGGTAAAAAAAGGATTTGAAGATGCGATAAAACAAGCTGGAATTGATGCAGACTTCGATGAAAAAAATGCAAATGGAGAAGTTTCAACTGCAACATTAATCGCAAATAACTATAAAGCCGACAAAAAAGACTTGGTATTCGGAATTGCAACTCCGTCAGCACAGCAGCTGGCAAACAACATAACTGATATACCAGTACTATTTTCTGCTGTGACAGACCCCGCTTCTGCCAAAATTTTAAATTCAAATGTAACAGGGACAAGCGACAAGGTTGACAACGTTTCACAGCAATTAGATTTACTTTTAAAATTAAATCCCAATGTAAAAAAAATAGGAGTTTTATACAATCCATCTGAACAAAACTCACTTGTTCAAATCGCTGAAATTCAAAAAAGAGCAAAAGAAAAAAAATTAGAAGTTGTGCTACAAGGTATTACAAATTTTGGAGAATTGGCTCAAGCTACAAAAAATTTACTTACACAAGTTGATGCTCTTTATTTGCCAACTGATAACTTGGTAGTCTCAGGAATGCAGCTTATCACATCAGAAGCGATAAATGCTAAAAAAATAGTCGTTGTTTCCGAAAACTCATCAGTTGAAATAGGAGCACTATTTACAATGGGAATTGACTACTACGAATTAGGTAAGAGAACTGGTCAAATGGCAGTTGAGATTTTAAACGGAAAACCTGTTTCGCAAGTTCCTTTTGAAACTTCAAAGCAATTAAAGCTTTATGTTAATAAAAAGACTGCAAAAGCACTTGGAATCGATATAAATAATCCGCTATTTAAAGGTGCCGAAATTGTAGGTAAATAA
- a CDS encoding ABC transporter permease has product MNELVIFLQSLPEAFKIGFIYSIMVMGVYLTYKILDFPDMSVDGTFPLGGFIFAAFSLSSTGFFGITSPVMGLILAVIGGMIAGLITGALHVYLKINGLLAGILVMTGLYSINSRIVGMPNVFISPERSIYEIVSFEKNFIPFIIILVFLLILKGFYDYKIKANKYMFVSMGVYTVSTIVLIIYVALTKDVKLMLTVIIAFVIKMIIDYILTSKFGFALRALGNNEQLVISLGVNQKRLKIFGLMISNGVVALSGALFAQNLKVADLQSGVGTIVIGLAAIILGLGVLKKSQLINEISIVTIGSLMYYFIINLALMSNTWTKSLFQAIKLPDNLIQILEIKPTDVKIITAIILTIILWHEFAKKAKKGKKKLKKESGR; this is encoded by the coding sequence ATGAATGAGTTGGTAATTTTCTTACAGAGCTTGCCTGAAGCTTTTAAGATAGGATTTATATATTCAATAATGGTTATGGGAGTCTATTTGACTTATAAAATACTGGATTTTCCAGATATGTCGGTGGACGGAACTTTTCCACTTGGAGGATTTATCTTTGCGGCGTTTTCCCTTTCGTCAACAGGATTTTTTGGAATAACAAGTCCTGTTATGGGACTAATTTTAGCCGTTATTGGTGGAATGATAGCTGGACTTATTACAGGAGCACTGCACGTCTATTTAAAAATTAACGGACTTCTTGCGGGAATTCTTGTAATGACTGGACTTTACAGTATAAATTCCAGAATTGTCGGAATGCCAAATGTGTTTATTTCGCCAGAGAGAAGTATTTATGAAATAGTTTCGTTTGAAAAAAACTTTATTCCATTTATAATTATATTAGTATTTTTACTAATTTTAAAAGGATTTTACGATTATAAAATCAAAGCAAATAAATATATGTTTGTAAGCATGGGAGTTTATACAGTTTCAACAATCGTATTAATTATCTATGTTGCACTTACAAAAGATGTAAAACTTATGCTAACTGTTATAATTGCCTTTGTCATAAAGATGATAATTGACTATATTTTAACTTCAAAATTTGGATTTGCGTTAAGAGCACTAGGAAATAATGAACAGCTTGTAATCAGTTTGGGAGTCAATCAGAAAAGATTAAAAATATTTGGACTTATGATTTCAAACGGAGTTGTCGCACTATCTGGAGCACTTTTTGCCCAAAACTTAAAGGTTGCGGATTTACAATCTGGAGTTGGGACAATCGTAATCGGTCTTGCCGCAATAATTTTAGGACTTGGAGTATTAAAAAAATCGCAACTCATAAATGAAATTTCAATCGTTACGATAGGTTCGCTTATGTACTATTTCATAATAAATTTGGCACTTATGTCAAATACCTGGACAAAATCACTATTTCAAGCAATCAAATTGCCAGATAACTTAATTCAGATTTTGGAAATCAAGCCAACTGATGTAAAAATTATTACAGCTATAATTTTGACAATAATTTTATGGCACGAATTTGCAAAGAAAGCCAAAAAAGGTAAGAAAAAATTGAAAAAAGAAAGTGGAAGATAA